The Polynucleobacter sp. JS-JIR-5-A7 region CCTTTGTCATGCCGCCCATCGCATCAACCTCTTGAATAATGTCCCAAGCTTTATCGGCCATCTCTTGAGTGAGGCTCTCCATCATGTAAGAACCAGCCCAGGGATCGATCACGCTAGTAATGTGGGTTTCTTCCTGAAGTATCAACTGCGTATTACGGGCAATGCGGCTTGAAAACTCAGAAGGCAAAGCGATTGCCTCGTCTAGGGAATTGGTATGCAAGGATTGAGTGCCCCCAAAGACAGCAGCCATTGCTTCAACCGTAGTTCTCACGACATTGTTATAGGGGTCTTGTTCTGTCAATGACCAGCCCGAAGTTTGACAATGCGTCCGCAACATCAAAGACTTTGGATTCTGTGGTTCAAATGATTTCATAATGCGCCACCACAGCAAGCGTGCCGCACGTAATTTAGCAACTTCCAAGTAGAAGTTCATGCCGATTGCAAAGAAGAATGAAAGACGCCCAGCAAAGTCATCAACATCCAAACCTTTAGCAAGCGCTGTTTTGACATATTCCTTACCGTCAGCCAAGGTGAATGCCAATTCCAATACTTGGTTTGCTCCAGCTTCTTGCATGTGATAACCCGATATCGAGATCGAGTTAAATTTCGGCATGTGTTGCGCGGTGTACTCAATGATGTCGCCAATAATGCGCATCGAAGGTTCTGGCGGGTAAATATAGGTATTACGCACCATGAACTCTTTCAGAATATCGTTCTGAATGGTGCCTGATAGCAGTTCTTGCTTAACACCTTGCTCTTCGCCAGCAACAATATAGCCCGCTAACACTGGCAATACAGCACCATTCATCGTCATCGATACAGACACTTTGTCCAGCGGAATACCATCGAACAAAATCTTCATATCTTCTACAGAGTCAATGGCGACGCCTGCCTTACCAACGTCACCCGTAACGCGTGGATGATCAGAGTCATAACCTCGATGTGTTGCCAAGTCGAATGCAACAGAGACACCTTGCCCACCCGCATCTAATGCTTTGCGATAAAAGGCATTCGATTCTTCTGCAGTGGAGAATCCTGCGTACTGACGAATCGTCCATGGCCTCACGGAATACATCGTTGCTTGTGGTCCGCGCACATAAGGCTCGAAACCAGGCAAAGTATCGGTGTAATTTAAGTTCTCTGTGTCTAATGAGGTGTAAAGCGCTTTTAACTGAATACCATCAGGAGTATTCCAGCCCAGCTTATCCACATCGCCATTTGGTGCTGATTTTTGGGCAGACTTTTTCCAAGTCTCTATATTGACTTCTGGAAATGATGGCCATGCACTAGCTGGACTTTTCTTTTCTGAACTCACAAAGCACTCCCGTTTGATATGTTGCATTGCATCTAAGATTTTGTAATTCTGCTTGACTATTTGGAATTTGTCTAGATATCATGTATTCATAATTATGGATACAAAACTGAATAATCGACCTCTATACGAAGATGTAGCCGATCGCCTCCGGGAGCAAATATTTGCTAAGGAACTAGCTCCTGGAAGTTGGCTAGATGAACAACGCTTAGCAGAACAATTTGGAATCAGTCGAACCCCGATGCGCGAAGCTATTAAAGTACTGGCCTCTGAGGGGCTAGTGACAATCAAAATGCGCCGTGGAGCCTATGTCACTGAGGTCACCAGAAAAGATTTAGAGCAAATTTTTACCATCCTCTCACTGCTGGAAGGTGAAGCAGCCAGGGAAACCGCTGCTAAAGCAAGCGAAGATGAGTTAAATCAATTGGACTATTGGCATCACCGTCTTGAAAAGGCAGCCGCAGATCGAGATATTGAGCAATTTTTCGAGATTAATGGCAAATTTCATGAATTAATCCAAGAAATCGCCGGAAATCGCTGGATGAATGGGGTCATTGCAGATCTTCGTAAGGTGCTTAAATTACATCGGAAGGATTCTCTAACCAGTACAGGAAGACTACAAAACTCTCTAGTGGAGCATCGTGACATCCTCAACGCCCTATTGAAAAGAGACCAAACTGGGGCTGAAACTGCTATGCGCAAACACTTTGCGAGAGGCTTAGAAGCTTTGAGATAAAAGTTTTTACTATAAATAACAAAGGCTTAGAAGATTATTCTAAGCCTTTGTATTGAATACCCAATGAAGAGCTGCTGAAACGGATTTACTTCTTAATAACGAAGTTTCCAGACAAAGAGGCAACATAAGCTGCAATGTCCTGCATGTCAGCATCAGAGAATGCCTGAACTTGCGAGCCCATCACAGCATTATTACGTCCATATTGAGCATTTCCATTGCCTACTTTGTAAGCTTTCAAGGCGTAATAAATGTAATCAGGATATTGACCAGCCAATTTTGGGTAGGCAGGCAGGATCGGTGCATTTAAACCAGCACCATGGCAAGAAGCGCAATTGGCTTTCTCAACTAAAGCTTGACCTTTTTCAACGCTGGCAGCGTTAGCAACATGAACCAAGCCAATACTGGAAAGCAAAACTGCTATAACTAGTGCAAATTTCATAAACGTGTCTCTATCACTTCAATGGGTTGTTAGGTGAGCTGGCAGTTTGCGCAGCATAGTATTCGCCAATATCAGCCATATCTTGGTCAGACAAGCTAGCGGCGATAGCTCGCATAGATGGATGCTTTCTGTTGCCCTTCTTGTATTCAGCTAAGGAGGAAGCAATGTAAGCGGCATTTTGGCCGCCCAACATAGGCACTCTGTAAACCAACGGATAGTCAGCACGGTAATCAGGGATGGAATGGCAGCCAACACAAAGCCAAACCTTGCCGTTGCCCGCAGCCGCATTGCCTTTAACTGCATCAGCCTGAGCGGCAAATCCAGTTAATGCTATACCAGCACAAACAAGCAATCGAGTAAGAATGGAGAGTTTTTTCATAGAAATCTATATTTATCAGTTTGATTTAAATCAACCACCGTGAGTATAGCGGAGAGATGCTCTCCCAACCACGATTTCCCCATTTCTGATCTCTAAATCAAGAGAAATACTGAAGATTGGGCACTATTTCCCTATACTTAATCATCCGATAAAAGACCTCTAGATTGCCTCTCATGACCCACCCACTCAACACATCCTCTGCCCAAAATTCAAAGCGCTTTGACGGTAGTCAAAGCTATGTTGCGACCGATGACCTCAAACTGGCAGTGAATGCAGCGATAGCGCTTCAGCGCCCCCTGTTAATCAAAGGTGAGCCAGGTACAGGCAAAACCATGCTGGCTGAAGAAGTCGCAGCCGCTCTCAAAATGCCACTCTTGCAGTGGCATATCAAGTCCACTACCAAAGCACAGCAAGGTTTATATGAATACGACGCTGTCAGTCGTTTACGCGATTCTCAACTGGGCGATGAAAAGGTTAAAGATATTCGCAACTACATAGTCAAAGGTGTTTTATGGCAAGCCTTTGAAGCAAACGAACCCACTGTTTTGCTCATCGATGAAATTGATAAGGCAGACATTGAATTTCCGAATGACCTTTTGCGTGAAATTGATCGCATGGAATTCTATGTCTATGAAACCCGCGAGCTGATTAAGGCAAAGCATCGCCCTCTCGTCATCATTACCTCCAATAATGAAAAAGAATTACCAGATGCCTTTTTGCGCCGCTGCTTCTTTCATTACATCACTTTCCCTGATGCTAAAACTATGCAAAGTATCGTGGATGTGCATCACCCCAGTATCAAACAAGATCTCCTAGAGGCGGCCCTCAAAGCCTTTTACCAAATACGCTCGCTGCCAGGCCTGAAGAAGAAGCCCTCTACCTCTGAACTCATTGACTGGCTCAAGCTTTTATTGGCAGAAGACATTCCTCCAGATGCACTCTATAGTCAAGATGACAAGATCGTTGTTCCTCCACTGCACGGCGCTTTATTAAAGAATGAACAAGATGTTCATTTATTTGAGCGCTTAGTGATGATGAATCGTAACCATCGCTAATTGCTCTTAGGCTCATGCGATGTTAATTCAATTCTTTCTCAATCTGAAAGAGGTTAAGGTACCGGTTTCAGTAAGAGAGTTTTTGACTCTCTTAGAGGCATTAAAGTCAGGGGTCATCAACCCGTCGATCGATGAGTTTTACCAACTCTCGCGAATGACGCTCGTGAAAGACGAGCAACACTTTGATCGCTTTGACCAGGTATTTGGCTCGTACTTTAAAGGTGTTGAGCAAATCATCGCCCTCGCTCCCGATATTCCAATGGAGTGGCTAGAAAAGAAACTACAACGCGTTTTAACCGATGAAGAAAAAGTGGCACTCCAAAAACTGGGCGGTCCAGAAGCGCTTAAGAAACGTCTTGAAGAATTACTGAAAGAGCAAAAAGATTGGCATGGTGGTGGCAATAAATGGATTGGGGCTGGCGGCTCCTCGCCTTTTGGGCATAGTGGCTATCACCCAGAGGGCATTCGAATTGGCGGGGAAAGCGCAGGCAATCGCACTGCCATCAAAGTATGGGAGGCTCGAGAATTTAAGGATTACGACAGTGATCTTGCCTTGGGCACCCGCAATATCAAAGTTGCATTACGGCGTCTTCGTCGCTTTGCTCGAGAGGGTTCAGTGTTAGAGCTCGATTTAGATAAGACCATACATTCGACTGCTGCGAATGCTGGCATGCTCGATATTCAGATGCGACCTGAGCGACATAATCAAGTCAAAGTATTGCTTCTCATGGATGTCGGCGGCTCGATGGATGACCACATCAAGCAGATAGGAGAATTATTCTCCGCTGCCAAAGCAGAGTTTAAGCATCTGGAGTATTACTATTTTCATAATTGCGTTTATGAAAATCTCTGGCAAAGTAATCGTCGTCGCAGAGATCAAGTCACTTCTACGCAAGACATCATCAATAAATATGGTCCTGACTACAAACTGATTTTTGTAGGTGATGCCACCATGTCACCTTATGAAATCTTGAGCCCAAATGGCTCAGTTGAATATAACAATCAAGAGGCTGGCGCCGTTTGGATTAACCGCCTCTTAGATCACTTCCCTCACTTTGCCTGGCTTAATCCAGAGCCAGAATCCATTTGGGAGTATCGACAATCCATCGACATCATGAAAAACCTTATGAAGGATCATATGTATCCAGTGACCTTAAATGGTCTCGAGAGCGCAATGCGTCAGCTCTCGAAATAATTAAGCAGTAAGATTCTTTCATTAAATATCTTTTAAAGATTTAAATAACACTATGAGCAAGATTAGCGATCGCCTGAAAACCCTTAGCATTGATTTGCCTCCACCTGGACCACCAGCAGCTGCTTATGTGATGGCGGCAACAACTGGTAATACGGTATTTTTATCTGGCCATATTGCCAAGCACGATGGCAAACCTTGGGTTGGCAAGTTAGGTCAGGATATGAACACTGAGACTGGCAAAGCAGCCGCTCGCTCAATCGCAATTGATTTGATTTCTACATTACAGAATCATCTTGGCTCGCTCGATAAAGTCAAACGGATTGTCAAAGTAATGGGCTTAGTGAACTCTACAAACGAATACACAGAACAGCACCTTGTTGTTAACGGCTGCTCAGAACTCTTATTCGAAGTCTTTGGCGATGCTGGCAAACATGCTCGTAGCGCTTTTGGCGTAGCGCAAATCCCATTAGGTGCTTGCGTTGAGATTGAACTGATCGCAGAGATTTAAATAATCTCTAAGAACGTGTGATCCCTAGTTTCTGGATATCAGCTTCGGTGTCAACATCGAGGATGAAAGCTGCATGATCTGTTTCGTAAATTTTGACTAAGTCTGGGTGTTGATCCATATAAGGTCGACACACCATATTCGGCATTGACAAAATTGCCTCTACTGCCTTTCTAGAGAACAATACTGGGTTACCACGTTGTCCATTGACTTGTGGCATCACTATTTCTTCTATATCTTTTCGGTCTACAAACTGCTCCAATAAAACCATCAACTCTTGATCGGTAATGTGAGGCTGGTCGCTCAGACACACCGCAAGTACATCAAATTGACTTTGTAGACTCTCTAGAGCCAGTCGCACCGATGAGCCCTGACCCTGAGCAGACTTCAAATTATGAATGACGGTGATTGCTGCATTGGTCGTTTTACCTACGCGTTTTAATTCGGCTTCAATAGCTTGCGCATGAAATCCAGTCACGACCAAAAACTCCACTGGATTGAGCATATCAACAGAGGTACAGAAGGTTTCTAACAAGCTTTTTCCATCTTGACGAAGCAAGGCTTTTGGAATCGAGCCCATGCGACTTCCTTCACCAGCAGCCAATAGGACAATGGCCAGCTTCAGATTGGTAGATTTACCCGATAGACTCATTAGAGTGATAATAAATAAGAATCTAAAAAAAATAAAAAGACATTACATGAACAGTACTGATTTAAGCGTCCTCAAATCTGCAGTGAGCTGGTTAACAGCGGGTCACCCTGTGGCTATTGCTACCGTAGTCCAAACTTGGGGCTCAGCACCCCGCCCTGTGGGCTCTTGGCTAGCGATTCGACAAGATGGTCAAGTAGCAGGCTCCGTATCGGGTGGATGTGTCGAAGATGACTTGATTAGCCGCGTCCAAACTGAAATTCTGACGCGCGATACCCCTGAAATGGTGATCTATGGTGTGAGTCAAGAAGAAGCGGCGCGCTTTGGGCTTCCCTGTGGCGGCACTTTACGTCTCTTGGTAGAGCCTAGACCCGAATTAGCAGTGCTTGAGAAATTACTTGAGTCCATCACTTCACACCAAGTTACAAGACGCAGTGTCAATATCGCTAGCGGTCAATCAACTTTGCAGGCCGGAAATCGGAATGATGAATTTACTTGCACGGCTACTGAGATGTGCACCACTTATGGACCCCGTTGGCGCATGGTAATCATTGGTGCTGGTCAGTTATCTTTGTACACCGCAGACTTTGCCTTAGCCTCTGACTTTGAGGTCATTGTGATTGATCCACGAGAAGAATATGCCGAAGGTCTTAATCGTGATGACGTGACTTTTATCAAAGGTATGCCAGATGATGTTTTACTCGAGATTGGTGTCGACCCCC contains the following coding sequences:
- a CDS encoding RidA family protein, encoding MSKISDRLKTLSIDLPPPGPPAAAYVMAATTGNTVFLSGHIAKHDGKPWVGKLGQDMNTETGKAAARSIAIDLISTLQNHLGSLDKVKRIVKVMGLVNSTNEYTEQHLVVNGCSELLFEVFGDAGKHARSAFGVAQIPLGACVEIELIAEI
- a CDS encoding GntR family transcriptional regulator encodes the protein MDTKLNNRPLYEDVADRLREQIFAKELAPGSWLDEQRLAEQFGISRTPMREAIKVLASEGLVTIKMRRGAYVTEVTRKDLEQIFTILSLLEGEAARETAAKASEDELNQLDYWHHRLEKAAADRDIEQFFEINGKFHELIQEIAGNRWMNGVIADLRKVLKLHRKDSLTSTGRLQNSLVEHRDILNALLKRDQTGAETAMRKHFARGLEALR
- a CDS encoding XdhC family protein, yielding MNSTDLSVLKSAVSWLTAGHPVAIATVVQTWGSAPRPVGSWLAIRQDGQVAGSVSGGCVEDDLISRVQTEILTRDTPEMVIYGVSQEEAARFGLPCGGTLRLLVEPRPELAVLEKLLESITSHQVTRRSVNIASGQSTLQAGNRNDEFTCTATEMCTTYGPRWRMVIIGAGQLSLYTADFALASDFEVIVIDPREEYAEGLNRDDVTFIKGMPDDVLLEIGVDPHTAVVALTHDPKLDDMALMEALKSPAFYVGALGSRNNTQKRKERLLDFDVSKEEVERLHGPVGLYIGALTPPEIAVSILAEVIAVKYGVAIPKKV
- a CDS encoding MoxR family ATPase, which codes for MTHPLNTSSAQNSKRFDGSQSYVATDDLKLAVNAAIALQRPLLIKGEPGTGKTMLAEEVAAALKMPLLQWHIKSTTKAQQGLYEYDAVSRLRDSQLGDEKVKDIRNYIVKGVLWQAFEANEPTVLLIDEIDKADIEFPNDLLREIDRMEFYVYETRELIKAKHRPLVIITSNNEKELPDAFLRRCFFHYITFPDAKTMQSIVDVHHPSIKQDLLEAALKAFYQIRSLPGLKKKPSTSELIDWLKLLLAEDIPPDALYSQDDKIVVPPLHGALLKNEQDVHLFERLVMMNRNHR
- a CDS encoding VWA domain-containing protein; the protein is MLIQFFLNLKEVKVPVSVREFLTLLEALKSGVINPSIDEFYQLSRMTLVKDEQHFDRFDQVFGSYFKGVEQIIALAPDIPMEWLEKKLQRVLTDEEKVALQKLGGPEALKKRLEELLKEQKDWHGGGNKWIGAGGSSPFGHSGYHPEGIRIGGESAGNRTAIKVWEAREFKDYDSDLALGTRNIKVALRRLRRFAREGSVLELDLDKTIHSTAANAGMLDIQMRPERHNQVKVLLLMDVGGSMDDHIKQIGELFSAAKAEFKHLEYYYFHNCVYENLWQSNRRRRDQVTSTQDIINKYGPDYKLIFVGDATMSPYEILSPNGSVEYNNQEAGAVWINRLLDHFPHFAWLNPEPESIWEYRQSIDIMKNLMKDHMYPVTLNGLESAMRQLSK
- a CDS encoding NTP transferase domain-containing protein, which codes for MSLSGKSTNLKLAIVLLAAGEGSRMGSIPKALLRQDGKSLLETFCTSVDMLNPVEFLVVTGFHAQAIEAELKRVGKTTNAAITVIHNLKSAQGQGSSVRLALESLQSQFDVLAVCLSDQPHITDQELMVLLEQFVDRKDIEEIVMPQVNGQRGNPVLFSRKAVEAILSMPNMVCRPYMDQHPDLVKIYETDHAAFILDVDTEADIQKLGITRS
- a CDS encoding cytochrome c encodes the protein MKKLSILTRLLVCAGIALTGFAAQADAVKGNAAAGNGKVWLCVGCHSIPDYRADYPLVYRVPMLGGQNAAYIASSLAEYKKGNRKHPSMRAIAASLSDQDMADIGEYYAAQTASSPNNPLK
- a CDS encoding cytochrome c, encoding MKFALVIAVLLSSIGLVHVANAASVEKGQALVEKANCASCHGAGLNAPILPAYPKLAGQYPDYIYYALKAYKVGNGNAQYGRNNAVMGSQVQAFSDADMQDIAAYVASLSGNFVIKK
- the scpA gene encoding methylmalonyl-CoA mutase, producing METWKKSAQKSAPNGDVDKLGWNTPDGIQLKALYTSLDTENLNYTDTLPGFEPYVRGPQATMYSVRPWTIRQYAGFSTAEESNAFYRKALDAGGQGVSVAFDLATHRGYDSDHPRVTGDVGKAGVAIDSVEDMKILFDGIPLDKVSVSMTMNGAVLPVLAGYIVAGEEQGVKQELLSGTIQNDILKEFMVRNTYIYPPEPSMRIIGDIIEYTAQHMPKFNSISISGYHMQEAGANQVLELAFTLADGKEYVKTALAKGLDVDDFAGRLSFFFAIGMNFYLEVAKLRAARLLWWRIMKSFEPQNPKSLMLRTHCQTSGWSLTEQDPYNNVVRTTVEAMAAVFGGTQSLHTNSLDEAIALPSEFSSRIARNTQLILQEETHITSVIDPWAGSYMMESLTQEMADKAWDIIQEVDAMGGMTKAVESGWAKLKIEAAAAEKQAKIDSGTDVIVGVNKYKLGKEDLVDVLMIDNDKVREGQVARLNQIKAKRDSKKVEAALEALTKAAEDHSGNLLELSVNAIRLRATVGEVSDALEKVYGRHRADTQKVTGVYAAAYDSAEGWAKLQTEIADFAKEFGRRPRVMIAKLGQDGHDRGAKVVATAYADLGFDVDIGPLFQTPEECARQAIENDVHALGVSTLAAGHKTLVPAIIAELKKQGSDDIIVFVGGVIPRQDYDFLYEAGVKGIYGPGTPIPASAKDVLEQIRQSVKPV